One genomic region from Acidobacteriota bacterium encodes:
- a CDS encoding DUF4388 domain-containing protein gives MELHRLEVTPLTRILGEILRDRRSGILTVVSDGARRRVHWAYGDIGLVESSREVEQLPAYLRQHDLIDDDQAAQLAEFDPTDVALHFSESDSIQLKNPLSHLRDWIRNLFIPMFSLEQGTITFEDSELLPHEKRAMVPTTALVMDGIRSIQSGLILRNALGDLAQRIEPAPEPPFGLESLPLNDQEREAIEKLDESKTLQEYLRNFPKGSTVAARSVIAMTTFGIFRVRSATPQSQTSFDETERDLSILASIGGDTKALEVLSLSKRLDKLDHYRFLDVPLAATRAQIGMRIDAMKQKYETATYPAPVHPAVREIQARINEARQVLLDADQREAYDNLLKTRRAATHRTIAQQTARRSLAIQNYKKAENLSLSGDNYTAIVLLQQAVKFEPDNAKAWHLLGMCQMQNPKWKQTAAESLARALSIDPNRIETIIALGDLYLEQNMFTRAKHHYEDVLRIDASNELAKSRMKRLAAKEGKK, from the coding sequence ATGGAACTGCATCGACTGGAAGTTACTCCCCTCACCAGGATTCTGGGGGAGATTCTGCGGGATCGGCGAAGCGGAATCCTCACGGTCGTGTCGGACGGAGCGCGCCGCCGGGTCCACTGGGCCTACGGTGACATCGGACTGGTGGAGTCGTCTCGGGAAGTCGAGCAGCTTCCCGCCTATCTGCGACAGCACGACCTGATCGACGACGATCAGGCGGCGCAGCTCGCGGAGTTCGATCCCACCGACGTCGCTTTACATTTCTCCGAGAGCGACTCGATCCAGCTGAAGAATCCGCTCTCCCATCTTCGCGATTGGATCCGCAATCTCTTCATCCCGATGTTTTCTCTCGAACAGGGAACCATCACCTTCGAAGACAGCGAGCTACTTCCGCACGAAAAGCGGGCAATGGTGCCCACCACGGCTCTCGTGATGGATGGGATTCGCTCGATCCAGAGCGGACTGATCCTCCGAAATGCACTCGGTGACCTTGCCCAGCGGATCGAGCCTGCGCCTGAGCCGCCCTTCGGCCTCGAAAGCCTCCCGCTGAACGATCAGGAGCGCGAAGCTATCGAGAAACTCGACGAGAGCAAGACACTCCAGGAGTACTTGCGAAACTTTCCGAAGGGCTCCACGGTGGCGGCGCGCTCCGTGATCGCGATGACGACTTTCGGCATTTTTCGTGTGCGGAGCGCGACCCCCCAGTCACAGACATCGTTCGACGAAACGGAGCGGGACCTGTCGATCCTCGCTTCGATCGGGGGCGACACCAAGGCGCTCGAAGTCCTCTCGCTCTCGAAGCGGCTCGACAAGCTCGATCATTACAGGTTCCTCGACGTTCCTCTGGCCGCGACGCGCGCCCAGATCGGAATGCGAATCGATGCTATGAAACAGAAGTACGAGACAGCGACGTACCCGGCGCCGGTCCATCCCGCGGTCCGCGAAATCCAGGCTCGCATCAACGAAGCCAGACAGGTACTCCTCGATGCCGATCAGCGGGAGGCGTACGACAATCTTCTGAAAACCCGAAGGGCGGCCACCCACAGAACCATTGCACAGCAGACCGCTCGCCGTTCACTCGCGATTCAGAACTACAAGAAAGCGGAGAACCTCAGCCTCTCAGGGGATAACTACACTGCGATCGTTCTTCTTCAGCAGGCAGTCAAGTTCGAGCCGGACAACGCCAAAGCGTGGCACCTGCTCGGAATGTGTCAGATGCAGAATCCCAAGTGGAAGCAAACTGCCGCGGAAAGTCTCGCCCGCGCCCTTTCGATCGACCCCAACCGGATCGAGACGATCATTGCTCTGGGCGACCTCTATCTCGAACAGAACATGTTCACGCGAGCGAAACACCATTACGAGGACGTCCTCCGGATCGACGCGAGCAACGAGCTCGCGAAGTCGAGGATGAAGCGACTCGCTGCCAAAGAGGGGAAGAAGTAG
- a CDS encoding tetratricopeptide repeat protein — MSNRLSSFVATLAILAPLALAQAPTTEHLDQKPTSEQLAKFLEARLAASEGDAAVALELFDELIRNEPEDPVLRLERAQVLSSIGRLRDAERDLEVAIRIDPAFADARKLYGRILLDRSNNDRSRVEKALEQLSIAWQTNPNDVSTGLTVAQILGGLGRGEQALAVLEGILERLPDNRTVNYQYAQALLQLDRGAEAIGALEIVVQQDPLYPPAAYQLVEIYQHEGRWSEAADLLTKLTELEPANQELATRRALALLRANRADEARAELEALSSENPEDLRLRFLFAEALSDVGEHQEAEKIYGDLVRLRGGDPDFMISYGFNQLRLGKLDSAERQFERVLSLRNLPPGVRNVAATQLASIALERGDEEDALRRARGAVSSEGSTNRQALAIALEVFRNRENWQEAIELIRSRMREEPDAVHLTARLLQFQILSGDERGAAKTANELVEHSADASLFPGQIYGELERWDDVVEAARRSVEKWGDTVSGLFQLASGLERAGKFDESVATFQRLLASYPDHSPSQNYLGYMWADKGVHLEEALALIQKAVDKYPRNGAYVDSLGWVHYRLGNLDLAERYMLDAVELVGDDPVVHHHLADVFSALGKLDRAVDSYQHALTLDPEDPAELRQKIERLREKIAARER, encoded by the coding sequence ATGTCGAATCGGCTCAGCTCTTTCGTAGCGACTCTCGCCATCCTGGCCCCGCTGGCTCTTGCCCAGGCTCCGACCACCGAACACCTCGATCAGAAGCCGACGAGCGAGCAGCTCGCGAAATTCCTCGAGGCTCGTCTGGCCGCGTCTGAGGGCGACGCCGCCGTCGCTCTGGAGCTCTTCGATGAGTTGATCAGGAACGAGCCGGAAGATCCGGTCCTCCGCCTCGAGCGAGCTCAGGTGCTCTCGTCGATCGGCCGGCTCCGCGACGCCGAGCGCGATCTCGAGGTTGCCATCCGGATCGATCCGGCGTTCGCCGACGCCCGTAAACTCTACGGAAGGATTCTTCTCGATCGATCGAACAACGACCGGAGCAGGGTGGAGAAGGCGCTCGAACAGCTTTCGATCGCCTGGCAGACCAACCCCAACGACGTCTCCACCGGTCTGACCGTCGCCCAGATTCTCGGCGGACTCGGACGGGGAGAACAGGCGCTCGCGGTGCTCGAGGGGATCCTCGAACGCCTTCCGGACAATCGCACGGTCAACTACCAGTACGCGCAGGCGCTCCTCCAGCTCGACCGCGGAGCAGAGGCGATCGGTGCCCTCGAAATCGTCGTTCAACAGGATCCGCTCTACCCGCCCGCCGCCTACCAGCTGGTCGAGATCTACCAGCACGAGGGCCGCTGGAGTGAGGCGGCGGACCTCCTGACGAAGCTCACCGAGCTCGAGCCGGCCAACCAGGAGCTCGCGACCAGACGCGCACTCGCGCTTCTGCGCGCCAATCGAGCAGACGAAGCCAGGGCCGAGCTCGAGGCTCTCTCGTCCGAGAATCCGGAGGATCTCCGTCTCCGATTCCTGTTCGCCGAAGCGCTGTCCGACGTAGGAGAGCACCAGGAAGCGGAGAAAATCTACGGGGATCTGGTCCGGCTCCGAGGCGGTGATCCGGACTTCATGATCAGCTATGGCTTCAACCAGCTCAGGCTCGGCAAGCTCGATTCCGCGGAACGCCAGTTCGAGCGCGTCCTCAGTCTCCGAAACCTTCCTCCCGGCGTGCGGAATGTCGCCGCCACGCAGCTCGCATCGATCGCGCTCGAGCGAGGCGATGAAGAGGACGCACTCCGGAGAGCGCGCGGCGCGGTCTCGTCCGAAGGATCGACCAACCGCCAGGCACTCGCGATCGCTCTCGAGGTTTTCAGGAATCGGGAGAACTGGCAGGAAGCCATCGAGCTGATCCGTTCGAGAATGCGCGAGGAGCCCGACGCCGTCCACCTCACCGCGCGGCTCCTGCAGTTTCAGATTCTCTCGGGCGATGAGCGAGGCGCCGCGAAAACGGCGAATGAGCTCGTCGAGCACAGCGCCGATGCGTCGCTCTTTCCCGGGCAGATCTACGGCGAGCTCGAACGATGGGACGACGTCGTCGAGGCGGCGCGTCGCTCGGTCGAAAAATGGGGCGACACCGTCAGCGGATTGTTTCAGCTCGCCTCCGGTCTGGAGCGCGCCGGCAAGTTCGACGAATCCGTCGCGACGTTCCAGCGACTTCTCGCTTCGTATCCCGACCACAGCCCCTCGCAGAATTACCTCGGTTACATGTGGGCTGACAAAGGGGTTCACCTCGAGGAAGCGCTCGCGCTGATCCAGAAGGCTGTGGACAAGTACCCGCGCAATGGTGCGTACGTCGATTCTCTCGGATGGGTGCATTACCGGCTCGGGAATCTCGATCTCGCCGAGCGCTACATGCTCGACGCCGTCGAGCTCGTCGGTGATGATCCGGTTGTCCATCACCACCTCGCTGACGTCTTTTCGGCTCTCGGGAAGCTCGACCGCGCCGTCGATTCCTATCAGCATGCTCTCACCCTGGATCCGGAGGACCCGGCAGAGCTCCGCCAGAAGATCGAACGGCTGCGTGAAAAGATCGCCGCGAGGGAGCGATGA
- a CDS encoding glycosyltransferase family 39 protein: MPELLLAGFAVVVIFYGLGSEALRDWDEAIYASVALDVAEKGQWLSLTRAGEYFQHKPPLFFWLIAAFYQLIGVGELATRLPTASFALAGLWGVWRLTFERAGRAPALLATLVLLAAPQWLEFARQAMLEVPLATMLTLAALAANRRSWLWCGVALGAAAMIKPHLPILALAVAAVIALIERGDLARLVVRAGAVAVAIALPWHLHQIAAHGSDFAGYYFGVNLVERMTSPIEGHAGPWWYYLEAIFASEFNPWHWIAIIAIPVITWRAFRERTGERWIALWFWIPLFVFSLAGTKLIWYAVPVYPPLAILTAEWLAPEVARRRWLRHVVAMMIVLTLLQCAIYGVVRNRRSVADDTRCALDALPPSSEAPVVAVMQPVPVPTARFYARHATLLHPAPDDTPPPEAWVLVQQGDVPEGRAIVRQCGRRLLLAPASGN, from the coding sequence GTGCCGGAGCTACTGCTGGCCGGATTCGCAGTCGTCGTAATTTTCTATGGTCTCGGCTCGGAGGCGTTGCGCGACTGGGACGAGGCGATCTACGCGTCGGTCGCGCTCGACGTCGCGGAAAAGGGCCAATGGCTTTCGCTCACCCGGGCCGGTGAATACTTCCAGCACAAGCCGCCGCTTTTCTTCTGGCTGATCGCGGCGTTCTACCAGCTCATTGGAGTTGGCGAGCTCGCAACGCGCCTTCCGACTGCCTCGTTCGCACTGGCGGGGCTGTGGGGGGTCTGGCGGCTGACGTTCGAGCGGGCGGGCCGCGCTCCGGCCCTGCTGGCGACCCTGGTCCTTCTCGCCGCGCCCCAGTGGCTCGAGTTCGCGCGTCAGGCGATGCTCGAGGTTCCGCTCGCCACGATGCTCACTCTCGCGGCGCTCGCGGCGAACCGAAGATCATGGCTGTGGTGCGGGGTGGCGCTCGGCGCCGCGGCGATGATCAAGCCCCATCTTCCGATCCTGGCACTTGCGGTTGCCGCTGTGATCGCGCTGATCGAACGAGGTGACCTCGCGCGGCTCGTGGTCAGGGCAGGTGCCGTCGCAGTCGCAATCGCACTGCCGTGGCACCTCCATCAGATCGCTGCTCACGGATCGGATTTCGCCGGATATTACTTCGGCGTCAATTTAGTCGAGCGTATGACCTCACCCATCGAAGGTCACGCCGGGCCGTGGTGGTACTACCTGGAGGCGATTTTCGCCTCGGAATTCAATCCGTGGCACTGGATCGCGATCATCGCCATACCGGTGATCACCTGGCGGGCATTCCGCGAACGGACCGGCGAGCGTTGGATCGCGCTCTGGTTCTGGATTCCGCTGTTCGTCTTCAGTCTGGCCGGTACGAAGCTCATCTGGTATGCCGTTCCCGTCTATCCGCCGCTCGCAATCCTCACGGCCGAGTGGCTTGCGCCGGAGGTCGCGCGCAGGCGCTGGCTTCGCCACGTCGTGGCGATGATGATCGTCCTTACCCTGCTGCAGTGCGCAATTTATGGAGTCGTCCGCAATCGGCGGAGCGTCGCGGACGACACGCGGTGCGCACTCGATGCGCTTCCGCCATCTTCCGAAGCGCCCGTCGTGGCAGTCATGCAGCCGGTACCGGTGCCGACTGCTCGCTTCTACGCGCGCCACGCGACTCTTCTTCACCCGGCCCCGGATGACACCCCTCCGCCGGAGGCATGGGTGCTGGTTCAGCAAGGCGACGTCCCGGAAGGGCGGGCGATCGTCCGACAGTGCGGCCGACGGCTGCTGCTCGCACCCGCGTCCGGGAACTGA
- the ispE gene encoding 4-(cytidine 5'-diphospho)-2-C-methyl-D-erythritol kinase, translating into MRVASPAKINWLLNVLGRRADGFHEIETIFQTIDLTDHLEFERADSFSLSSDDPSLPMGERNLIYRAWKEVHDVTGCPPVRVHIEKRIPAGGGLGGGSSNAAATIRTLEQMFSLGLRSHEYHEIAARLGSDVPFFLEGGTCYGRGRGEILERLPSMTDGTLLLVIPDERISTAEAYERLARPIGEIPAIGFSRANEIATRGVGPSAEELTNDFDAVVFAELPVLRDYRDRLLDCGAGWAGMSGSGSTIVGWFAEESVRESAESVMGSVVRVEAAAPSDARE; encoded by the coding sequence ATGAGGGTTGCATCACCGGCCAAGATCAACTGGCTCCTCAATGTTCTCGGGAGGAGAGCTGACGGTTTTCACGAGATCGAGACAATCTTTCAGACAATCGATCTGACGGATCATCTCGAATTCGAGCGGGCGGATTCCTTCAGTCTGAGCTCCGATGATCCCTCGCTGCCGATGGGGGAGAGAAACCTCATCTACCGGGCATGGAAAGAGGTTCACGATGTGACAGGCTGTCCTCCGGTTCGCGTGCACATCGAAAAGAGGATTCCTGCTGGCGGCGGCCTCGGCGGAGGCTCCTCCAACGCGGCCGCGACTATCCGGACGCTCGAGCAGATGTTCTCACTCGGCTTACGCTCCCACGAGTACCACGAGATCGCCGCGAGGCTCGGTTCCGACGTCCCTTTCTTTCTCGAGGGAGGAACCTGCTATGGACGCGGGCGGGGTGAAATCCTGGAGCGGCTTCCTTCGATGACCGACGGAACGCTTCTCCTCGTGATTCCCGACGAGAGAATCTCGACCGCCGAGGCGTACGAACGGCTCGCCCGGCCCATCGGAGAAATTCCTGCGATCGGCTTTTCCCGTGCAAATGAGATCGCCACGCGAGGCGTCGGCCCCTCTGCCGAAGAGCTGACCAACGATTTCGATGCCGTCGTGTTCGCCGAGCTCCCGGTGCTTCGTGACTACCGCGATCGTCTGCTCGATTGCGGAGCCGGCTGGGCGGGGATGTCCGGATCGGGATCGACGATCGTCGGGTGGTTTGCCGAAGAGTCGGTTCGCGAATCGGCGGAGTCGGTGATGGGCTCGGTGGTGAGAGTGGAAGCGGCGGCTCCCTCCGATGCTCGAGAATGA
- a CDS encoding sigma-54 dependent transcriptional regulator translates to MGKILVIDDEPSIRTTLGNILEDEGHSVETAGSAEEGLQMYRKGMFDLLMLDVWLPGADGLSLLEQISSRKGAPPVIVISGHGTIETAVRATRLGAYDFLEKPLSLDRVILTVQHALSTRKLRDRVAHLQQNLSLDEVLIGESAPVRKLREQMHAAAPTSSRVLITGENGSGKEVVARTLHRESKRSDEPFIDVNCAAIPEELIESELFGHRKGSFTGAIEDRKGKFELADGGTLFLDEIGDMSLKTQAKVLRVLQEQEFLRIGGQDVIRTDVRVIAATNKNLEKEIEEGRFRQDLYFRVNVVPLQVPPLRDRGDDIVLLARHFLERFAAETGQRPKTLTSDAIDALKRHSWPGNVRELRNLIERLTILVPASEIRARDLDLGSMRSALSPSSVDGLTLRDARDRFEREMIEARLGLHDGNVSKTAESLGLERTHLYRKMSQLGISTDRFRQE, encoded by the coding sequence ATGGGAAAGATTCTGGTCATCGACGACGAGCCCTCGATCCGGACGACGCTCGGCAACATTCTCGAGGACGAGGGACACAGCGTCGAGACGGCCGGCTCCGCGGAGGAAGGGTTGCAGATGTACCGAAAGGGGATGTTCGATCTCCTGATGCTCGACGTCTGGCTCCCCGGGGCCGACGGGCTGTCGCTTCTCGAGCAGATCTCCTCGCGGAAGGGGGCACCGCCAGTGATCGTGATCTCCGGACACGGAACGATCGAGACGGCAGTGCGGGCGACGCGTCTCGGAGCCTACGACTTTCTCGAGAAGCCGCTCTCGCTCGACCGGGTCATTCTGACGGTGCAGCACGCGCTGTCGACTCGAAAGCTTCGCGACCGGGTGGCGCATCTGCAGCAGAACCTCTCGCTCGACGAGGTTCTCATCGGCGAGAGCGCACCGGTCAGGAAGCTTCGCGAACAGATGCACGCGGCTGCCCCGACGTCCTCACGCGTTCTGATCACCGGCGAGAACGGCAGCGGCAAGGAAGTCGTCGCGCGGACGCTGCATCGCGAATCGAAACGGTCCGACGAGCCGTTCATCGACGTCAATTGCGCCGCGATCCCCGAGGAGCTGATCGAGTCGGAGCTGTTCGGACACCGGAAGGGCTCGTTCACGGGTGCGATCGAGGACCGGAAGGGGAAGTTCGAGCTCGCCGACGGCGGAACGCTCTTCCTCGACGAGATCGGCGACATGAGCCTGAAGACACAGGCGAAGGTTCTCCGCGTCCTTCAGGAGCAGGAGTTCCTTCGGATCGGCGGCCAGGACGTCATCCGCACCGACGTCAGGGTCATCGCTGCGACGAACAAGAATCTCGAAAAGGAGATCGAGGAGGGCCGCTTCCGACAGGATCTCTATTTCCGGGTCAACGTCGTGCCTCTGCAGGTCCCGCCGCTGCGCGATCGCGGCGACGACATCGTTCTTCTGGCCCGCCATTTTCTCGAACGGTTCGCAGCCGAGACCGGACAGCGGCCGAAGACGCTCACAAGCGACGCGATCGATGCGCTGAAGCGCCACTCCTGGCCGGGCAACGTGCGAGAGCTGCGCAATCTGATCGAGCGGTTGACCATCCTCGTGCCCGCCTCGGAGATTCGTGCCCGCGATCTCGATCTCGGCTCGATGCGTTCGGCACTCTCCCCCAGCTCGGTCGACGGCCTCACCCTTCGAGATGCTCGCGATCGGTTCGAGCGGGAGATGATCGAAGCGCGCCTCGGCCTGCACGACGGAAACGTCAGCAAGACCGCCGAAAGCCTCGGGTTGGAGCGCACGCATCTGTACCGGAAAATGTCTCAGCTCGGCATCTCGACGGATCGTTTCCGGCAGGAATAG